The following are encoded in a window of Amaranthus tricolor cultivar Red isolate AtriRed21 chromosome 2, ASM2621246v1, whole genome shotgun sequence genomic DNA:
- the LOC130805675 gene encoding uncharacterized protein LOC130805675, which yields MEYHFYHTHTKGPCLKTPGNFRPISCCHLLYKCVTKLICSKLRRVLNSIIISSNHEAFVVGRSISHNTMLCQDRKGCSPSCLIKVDVRKTYDKVDWLFIKDMLVTLNFPSHFIKIVMACISYTQYSLSVNGSQSAVFRANKGLR from the coding sequence ATGGAATACCACTTCTATCACACTCATACTAAAGGTCCTTGTCTAAAAACCCCAGGGAACTTTAGACCTATATCCTGCTGTCATCTACTTTATAAGTGTGTTACTAAGTTGATTTGTTCTAAACTTAGAAGGGTGCTGAACTCCATTATTATAAGTTCTAATCATGAGGCCTTTGTTGTTGGTAGAAGTATATCTCACAACACTATGCTTTGTCAAGATAGAAAAGGTTGTTCACCTAGCTGCTTGATTAAGGTTGATGTGAGGAAAACCTATGATAAAGTGGACTGGCTCTTTATTAAAGACATGTTAGTTACTCTCAACTTTCCCTCTCATTTCATTAAGATTGTCATGGCTTGTATATCTTATACTCAATACTCACTTTCGGTTAATGGGAGCCAATCTGCGGTTTTTAGAGCAAATAAAGGTCTTCGATAG